The genomic stretch TCATAGTCAGCCATTATTTGCTCCATCCGGAAACGGCCTTGTCCTGCTGCCGTCCCTCTTGATCGTTGTCATTTGGCCCGCTGGGACCCCGGCTTCAAGCTGGGCGATCAGCAGGTCTGCCGTCAGGTTGGGCAGGCGGTGCGGTAGCCTTGTATATAAGACCGCATAGGGGGCCGTCCGCGCCTTGTTGAAGATCAGATCGCCGAAATCGCGGTCATGCGTCACGAAAATCAGAGTAGGAATGTCCGGGCGCGCCAGTATCTCGTCATCCGTCGCGCCGGAGCTTGTATCGCGTATCCATTCGAGGTCGAAGCCCGCTTGGCGAAGGCGGGCGACGACGACCCGGTGCATATTCTCATCAACGAGAAGCCGCACGCTTCAGGCGGCTTCGCGTTTCGCTGCGGACGCTTCCTTTATCAGAAGATCGTGGGTGAAGGCGATCGCCGCACGCACATCTGCTTCGGTGATATGGCCATAGGCGTCGATGATTTCCGGAACCGACGCCCCTTCGGCGAGATACTCAAGGATCAGCTCGACCGAAATCCGCGTGCCCCGGATCACCGGCTTGCCGCCGAGGATTCCGGGGTCGGAATGGATATGGTCGCGCCAGTTCATCAATACCTCACAGGTCGATCAGCAGCCTCGTCGGGTCCTCGATAGCATTTTTCAGCGCGACCAGGAACGTCACCGCTTCACGACCGTCGATCAGGCGGTGGTCGTAGCTGAGCGCGAGGTACATCATCGGGCGGACGACGACCTGGCCGTCGCGGACCACGGGGCGGTCCTCGATGCGGTGGAGGCCGAGCACTGCCGACTGGGGCGGGTTGATGATCGGAGTGGACATCAGCGAGCCGAACACGCCGCCGTTCGAGATGGTGAAGGTGCCGCCCTTCATCTCGTCCATCTTGAGCGTGCCGTCCTTGGCGCGCTTGCCGAAGTCGCCGATCGTCTTTTCGATGCCCGCGACCGACAGGTCCTGCGCATCGCGGATCACGGGGACGACGAGGCCCTGCGGCGCGGAGACCGCGACCGAGATGTCGGCATAGTCGTGATAGACGATCTCATCGCCGTCGATCGAGGCGTTGACCGAGGGGATGTCGCGCAGCGCCTGGACCGCGGCCTTCACGAAAAAGCCCATGAAGCCCAGCCGAACGCCGTGCTTCTTCTCGAACAGATCCTTGTACTTGGTGCGCGCGGCGATGACTTCGGTCATGTCGACGTCGTTGAACGTCGTCAGCATCGCGGCAGTGTTCTGCGCTTCCTTCAGCCGCTTGGCGACGGTCTGGCGCAGGCGCGTCATGCGGACGCGCTCTTCCTTGCGGCCCGAGGCGGCGGGTGCCGGAGCCGGCGCCGGCGCTGCCGCCGGAGCGGCGGCGGCGGGCTTGGCGGCGGCGGCGGCGACGACGTCGTCCTTGGTCAGGCGACCGTCGCGGCCAGTGCCCTGCACGGTCGAGGGATCGACGCCGGTCTCGAGCACGGCGCGGCGCACCGAGGGGGACAGCGCCGCAGCGTCGGTGGCGGGGGCCGGAGCGGGCGCAGGCGCAGGCGCGGCGGCAGGCGCCGGGCTGGGCGAGGGGGCGGCAGCCGCGCCGCCTTCGCCGACGAC from Sphingomonas hengshuiensis encodes the following:
- a CDS encoding DUF5615 family PIN-like protein, with translation MRLLVDENMHRVVVARLRQAGFDLEWIRDTSSGATDDEILARPDIPTLIFVTHDRDFGDLIFNKARTAPYAVLYTRLPHRLPNLTADLLIAQLEAGVPAGQMTTIKRDGSRTRPFPDGANNG
- a CDS encoding DUF433 domain-containing protein: MNWRDHIHSDPGILGGKPVIRGTRISVELILEYLAEGASVPEIIDAYGHITEADVRAAIAFTHDLLIKEASAAKREAA
- the odhB gene encoding 2-oxoglutarate dehydrogenase complex dihydrolipoyllysine-residue succinyltransferase encodes the protein MTDVKVPVLGESITEATLGEWLKKPGDAVKADEPIASLETDKVSVEVPSPVAGVMGEQFFKVGDTVEVGAVIAVVGEGGAAAAPSPSPAPAAAPAPAPAPAPATDAAALSPSVRRAVLETGVDPSTVQGTGRDGRLTKDDVVAAAAAKPAAAAPAAAPAPAPAPAASGRKEERVRMTRLRQTVAKRLKEAQNTAAMLTTFNDVDMTEVIAARTKYKDLFEKKHGVRLGFMGFFVKAAVQALRDIPSVNASIDGDEIVYHDYADISVAVSAPQGLVVPVIRDAQDLSVAGIEKTIGDFGKRAKDGTLKMDEMKGGTFTISNGGVFGSLMSTPIINPPQSAVLGLHRIEDRPVVRDGQVVVRPMMYLALSYDHRLIDGREAVTFLVALKNAIEDPTRLLIDL